Proteins found in one Gemmatimonadales bacterium genomic segment:
- a CDS encoding ABC transporter permease, translating into MDQTARVTGEHRVPLPYSVRISHAFGRPAVGALEHVGRLGMLVVELVRALPEYRVWFPRAIEQCMSVGYGSLFLIIITSGFVGGVTAIQAGYQFTGNIPLYLVGTVITESMILEMGPVFTGLLLAGRIGARYAAELGTMRVTEQIDALESLGRNPVSHLILPRVLAGLLMVPALVVVADVTGIITGWWAAKRTLGITDYDFAYGSRYFFRTFDIWYSVIKAEAFGAVVTIVPCYVGVSVTEGAEGVGRAATRAVVAASVLILLLDVVLAKVLLPS; encoded by the coding sequence ATGGATCAGACGGCCAGAGTGACCGGCGAGCATCGCGTGCCGTTGCCGTACAGCGTGAGGATCTCGCACGCGTTCGGACGGCCGGCGGTAGGCGCGCTCGAGCACGTCGGGCGGCTGGGGATGCTGGTGGTCGAGCTGGTCCGTGCTCTGCCGGAATACCGCGTCTGGTTCCCGCGCGCGATCGAGCAGTGCATGAGCGTGGGTTATGGCAGCCTCTTCCTCATCATCATCACTTCGGGGTTCGTGGGCGGCGTCACCGCGATCCAGGCCGGCTACCAGTTCACCGGAAACATCCCGCTCTATCTGGTGGGCACGGTCATCACCGAGAGCATGATCCTCGAGATGGGGCCGGTCTTCACCGGCCTGCTGCTGGCCGGGCGCATCGGCGCGCGCTACGCCGCGGAGCTCGGGACGATGCGGGTCACCGAGCAGATCGACGCGCTCGAATCCCTCGGCCGGAACCCGGTGTCGCACCTCATCCTGCCGCGGGTCCTCGCCGGGCTGTTGATGGTGCCGGCGTTGGTCGTGGTCGCCGACGTGACGGGCATCATCACCGGGTGGTGGGCGGCCAAGCGCACGCTCGGGATCACCGACTACGACTTCGCCTACGGCTCGCGGTACTTCTTCCGAACCTTCGACATCTGGTACTCGGTGATCAAGGCCGAGGCGTTCGGGGCGGTAGTGACGATCGTGCCCTGCTACGTGGGCGTGTCGGTGACCGAGGGCGCTGAAGGGGTCGGGCGCGCGGCAACCCGCGCGGTGGTGGCCGCATCGGTGTTGATCCTGCTGCTCGACGTGGTCCTGGCCAAGGTCCTGCTGCCGTCGTGA